The following DNA comes from Chitinophaga nivalis.
TGTAGGGGCTGAGATGTCCATCAAATTTTAATACTATTTAAAACAAAAGAAGATATGAGATTGCTACAATTATTTTTACTGGCAGGTATCGTAGGCCTGGTAGCTTCCTGTAAAAAAGATCAGGGTGCTGATGTACAGCCGGTATCATTACAGGTACAGGTACAATATGATGCAGAAACGCAGCCTTATGGTTTTGAAGTAGCCAATGCAAAGGTGAAGATTGTAAATGTAAGTAACCGGGAAGAATATACCGGCGTTGCCAATGCGGCCGGGGTAGTTGTTTTTAACAGCTTGTATCCGGGCTCCTATGATATTGTGGCTACGCAGGAAATAGCTGCTGCGGTTTATAAAGAAAAAACCGGTATCGCTGTAGAAAACAGTGTAACCTTTAACGTGAGTCTGACCAGTCAGCGGCTGGTTGCGGATCTGAAAGTAGATCTGCAGCTGAAAGCAGCCCGTGTAGGGGATTGGATGATTAAACAGGTGTATTATGCCGGCTCTGATACCAAAAAAGGTGCAGTACAGCGGGATCAGTTCATTGAGCTGTATAACAATTCCAATAAAGTATTATATGCAGATAGTCTGTATTTTGGCCTGGTGGAAGGGGTGAACACTCCCCTGGCGACGCTGGATCAAACCAAAGGTTTCTATCTGCCTTCCGGTCAGTGGAACTGGCTGAAGTCTATTGGGATGAGTGATGCCGGTGCCAATACCAATTATGTATACATGGCTTCTGTGTATCGGGTGCCCAGCAATGCTGCTGGTAACCGTTTCCCGGTGCAGCCGGGTGCCAGCTTTATCATTGCGCAAACAGCCCTGAACCATAAAACACCTTTTGTAGATATCAACGGCAAACCTTACAGTGTACAGGATCCTTCCCTGACGGTAGACCTGAGCCAGGCAGACCTGGAAATTTACCTGGGTAATCAGCCGGGTATCAATCCGCTGGCTACCGACCTGGATATGCCGGCGCCTAATGCGGATGTGATAGACCGGGGTGGTCACCGTGATTTTGTGATCGACAACAATGGCCGCGATGGCGTGGTGATTTTCAGAACGGCAGAAACTCATGTTAGCTGGAAAAAATACCCTTCCCCGGACGAGAAAACAGTAACGGCCGAAACCCGTAAATTCAATCAGATTCCGGTTTCCTGGGTGATTGACGGGATTGGATTGCAGCAAGCGGTACCCAGCAAAAAAATGCCTAAACGTATGATCGATGCCGTAGACGCCAGCGAGACCTTTGTACCTGCCGGTAGTTATTCTTCCCAGTCGCTCATCCGCAAAACAGCGAAGGTGGTGAATGGCCGCAGAACGCTGCAGGATACCAACAACTCCGCCAATGATTTCGGATTTCTGGATAGAGCGGATGCCTCCAAAAAAGCATTTAAAGATTAGTGAAAGCGCATGAATAGTGTGATCAGGAAAATATTAGTATTGTTATTACTGGCGCCGGCAGCAGTTTCCGCTCAAAACGGGGATGCTGCCGATTCCCTGTTTTTATACCGGCAGTCTGTCCGGCAACTGGATTTTATTTCAGGGAATATGACGCAACTAACGGCGTCGGATATACGTCAGGCAGCAGAAATAGGTTTACGGGTAGAAAATATCAGTGGAGGCTTACGTCCCGTACAGGTGGCCCAAACGACCACAATTGCCTCGTTGTATACGCAGGGAGTACGTACCCTCGGCCGTTTCCGGCTGCAGGGTAATTTTGCTTTCAGCCGCAACTGGGAAGATAGCCTGCAATGGAATATGCGGGGAGACGGAATAGATGATGGCACACCGTATTATTATGCCACCCCTAAAGCAGGCGTATTTGAACGTGCCAACTATAATATTGGCGGTATCGTAGCGTATAGCCTTATCCGTGAGAAGCTGTATATAGGTACCGACCTGAATTATTATTATAATACGGCCACCGGATCAGTAGATCCGCGGCCTGCAGTCAATGAGTTCCGGTTACAGGCCCGCCCGGGTATTACCTGGCGCAGCGCCCGTCATACGGTAGGTGTAGCTGCATTAATAGGTTATGGCGACGAACGCACGCAAGTGGCCTACAAAAATGGCATGTTTGAAACAGGATCCTTTTATCCGGATCGTATTAATTACATGGTACAGGGATATGCCGGTATCCAGCAAATGAAAGAAGCTTTCAAAAGAGAAAAGGAATATTCCGGTATTGGCGGCTATTATGCCGGGCAGTGGAAAGATTGGACGATAAAAGCGAACCTCGATTATACTGTTACGCATATCACTAACCTGTTTAACCGGCCGGGCTCCGCAACCGATACCCTTTTTGCTACTTATCAGCAAGATAAAACCGTTTTTTCCCTGTTGCTGCAACAACAAAAAAGGAACAGTTCCCGGCAGGTATATGCCGGTATGACACAGGATAATGGTAAAGACCGTAATACCACGTTGAATGGTAGCAGCTACCGGTTTCATCACCGGAATGTATATGCCGGTTATGAACACCTGTGGCGAAAAGAAAGCCGTTGGCAACCGGAGCTGGGCTTCCTGCTGACGTATGATAATACACAGCGTAAAGATGTAACCAGATCGCATATCACGAACTATAGCTACGTGTTGCCGCAATTACATGCGGGGGTATATACCCATAACAGGTATCACGACCGCTTTGCAGTACATATCTGGCCATCGGTACAATTGCCGTTAGACAATAAGTTAACCGCACCGGACCCGACATTGGAATCGTCCCCGAGGCCATTTACACAGGGCGTAGTGTATCCTGATTATTATTATGCCGGTAGTACGCTGGCAGCAGTGCGGGCTAATTTTACCTATATTACCGGCAGGTTGCTGAAGCAGTTTAATACCGGTGTTACAGCGGGTGTACAGTATACCAAAGCGCTGCAGGTGCCCGATCATCCTTTGATGAATGACCGGTTGGTGAATGGCCATCGTTTGGGAGTTTCGTGTAGTTTTAATCTCTATTTCTGATAATATGAAGCATGTGGGAAAAGCAGTTGCCGTGGTGTCGGCAGCGGTGATTATATTTTCATTTAAGGAAACGCCCGCAGGCAGTTCCGGTAGCTACCTGGATTCCCTGCGTACGTTCTATGAAAGACCGGTAGGAGAATGGCCCAAACCAACCATTGATAACGGTGTCGCCTATACGGAAATGGGCATCCTGCCGGACGCGCCTGTTTCAGAAAATAATGATTCCCTGAAAGGT
Coding sequences within:
- a CDS encoding DUF4876 domain-containing protein, whose protein sequence is MRLLQLFLLAGIVGLVASCKKDQGADVQPVSLQVQVQYDAETQPYGFEVANAKVKIVNVSNREEYTGVANAAGVVVFNSLYPGSYDIVATQEIAAAVYKEKTGIAVENSVTFNVSLTSQRLVADLKVDLQLKAARVGDWMIKQVYYAGSDTKKGAVQRDQFIELYNNSNKVLYADSLYFGLVEGVNTPLATLDQTKGFYLPSGQWNWLKSIGMSDAGANTNYVYMASVYRVPSNAAGNRFPVQPGASFIIAQTALNHKTPFVDINGKPYSVQDPSLTVDLSQADLEIYLGNQPGINPLATDLDMPAPNADVIDRGGHRDFVIDNNGRDGVVIFRTAETHVSWKKYPSPDEKTVTAETRKFNQIPVSWVIDGIGLQQAVPSKKMPKRMIDAVDASETFVPAGSYSSQSLIRKTAKVVNGRRTLQDTNNSANDFGFLDRADASKKAFKD
- a CDS encoding DUF6850 family outer membrane beta-barrel protein, whose product is MNSVIRKILVLLLLAPAAVSAQNGDAADSLFLYRQSVRQLDFISGNMTQLTASDIRQAAEIGLRVENISGGLRPVQVAQTTTIASLYTQGVRTLGRFRLQGNFAFSRNWEDSLQWNMRGDGIDDGTPYYYATPKAGVFERANYNIGGIVAYSLIREKLYIGTDLNYYYNTATGSVDPRPAVNEFRLQARPGITWRSARHTVGVAALIGYGDERTQVAYKNGMFETGSFYPDRINYMVQGYAGIQQMKEAFKREKEYSGIGGYYAGQWKDWTIKANLDYTVTHITNLFNRPGSATDTLFATYQQDKTVFSLLLQQQKRNSSRQVYAGMTQDNGKDRNTTLNGSSYRFHHRNVYAGYEHLWRKESRWQPELGFLLTYDNTQRKDVTRSHITNYSYVLPQLHAGVYTHNRYHDRFAVHIWPSVQLPLDNKLTAPDPTLESSPRPFTQGVVYPDYYYAGSTLAAVRANFTYITGRLLKQFNTGVTAGVQYTKALQVPDHPLMNDRLVNGHRLGVSCSFNLYF